Proteins co-encoded in one Chrysemys picta bellii isolate R12L10 chromosome 13, ASM1138683v2, whole genome shotgun sequence genomic window:
- the LOC135975168 gene encoding olfactory receptor 6B1-like, with protein MEQENHTRGREFILLGFPTILELQVLLFVVFLTVYLLTLLQNVVIITLIRTNHHLHKPMYFFLSHLSFLEVWYISVTVPKLLVNFLAENKSISFMGCMAQLYFFIALVCTECVLLAVMAYDRYVAICHPLRYPAIMSHQLCLQLAVGSWLASFLISMLKVFFISRLSFCGPNVINHFFCDISPLLNLSCTDMMVAEMVDFVFALIILLIPLSITIASYVCIIGTIVRIPTAQGRWKAFSTCASHLTVVIIFFSATLFMYARPQRIHSFNLNKLVSVVYMIVTPMLNPFIYCLRNQEVKGALRKMLCIKSAVPKVFSSDH; from the coding sequence ATGGAGCAGGAGAACCACACCAGAGGCCGGGAGTTCATTCTGCTGGGGTTCCCGACCATtctggagctgcaggtgctgctcTTTGTGGTGTTCCTCACCGTGTACCTGCTGACCCTCCTGCAGAACGTGGTCATCATCACCCTGATCAGGACAAACCATCACCTCCACAAGCCTATGTATTTCTTCCTCAGTCACCTCTCCTTCCTGGAGGTTTGGTACATCTCGGTCACCGTTCCAAAACTGCTGGTGAATTTCCTGGCAGAGAATAAGAGCATCTCCTTCATGGGCTGCATGGCCCAGCTATACTTCTTCATCGCCCTGGTCTGCACCGAGTGCGTCCTCCTGGCCGTCATGGCCTATGaccgctatgtggccatctgccaCCCGCTGCGCTACCCAGCCATCATGAGCCACCAGCTCTGCCTGCAGCTGGCAGTGGGCTCCTGGCTGGCCAGCTTCCTCATCTCCATGCTGAAAGTCTTCTTCATCTCCCGGCTGTCATTCTGCGGCCCCAATGTCATCAACCACTTCTTCTGCGACATCTCCCCACTGCTCAACCTCTCCTGCACCGACATGATGGTGGCGGAGATGGTGGACTTTGTCTTTGCCTTGATCATCCTGCTCATCCCGCTCTCCATCACCATTGCCTCATATGTCTGCATCATCGGCACCATCGTGCGcatccccactgcccagggcaggtggaaagccttctccacctgtgcctcccACCTCACCGTGGTCATCATCTTCTTCTCGGCCACCCTCTTCATGTATGCCCGGCCCCAGAGGATCCACTCCTTCAACCTCAACAAGCTGGTGTCAGTCGTGTACATGATTGTGACCCCCATGCTAAACCCCTTCATCTATTGCCTGAGGAACCAGGAGGTGAAGGGGGCACTAAGAAAGATGCTGTGTATCAAGAGTGCCGTCCCCAAGGTCTTCAGCAGTGACCACTAG